A genomic region of Zalophus californianus isolate mZalCal1 chromosome 1, mZalCal1.pri.v2, whole genome shotgun sequence contains the following coding sequences:
- the ANKRD24 gene encoding ankyrin repeat domain-containing protein 24 isoform X6 gives MQSGTTPLLIAAQMCHTDLCRLLLQQGAAANDQDLQGRTALMLACEGASPETVEVLLQGGAQPGITDALGQDAAHYGALAGDKLILHLLQEAAQRPSPPSDDDSGEASSQNSVSSHEKRGAPKKRKAPQPPASIPVPVRDAPARPWRGGTGAGRRGGSSGSGTGGDSPWASCEAGGSLGRRKQDDQDAYEEIVRLRQERGRLLQKIRGLEQHQEQRKQELPEAEASSLHSLERQVQELQQLLAEKQEEKESLGREVESLQSRLSLLENERENTSYDVATLQDEEGELSDFPGAEALLSKRLSPSAQELLASLQEQVAALTRQNQELMEKVQILESFEKDEMEVNGSAEVIPLALYDCLRAEFDQLRRQHAEALRALERQETWGAPGEGRATGGKTTRNGPMEMELDGATALGSKVNGAETTDEGATGVESVEAASVGAEATEAKSTGAEATETKPMDTEATETKPMWAKATEPEALEEGGNPEAKATGGEATEPEALEEGGNPEAKARGAEATKPKAEEREMRASRAGGVEAESAGAETTHVEATAVGAAVPKASPGPVLHPGAAEASEQLQAELETRIRGLEEALWQREREAAAELEAAHGKCQAVEAEAGLLRERVRQAEGGEAAGGSDMVQLRAALEQAREDLGVRDARLRQLEAASAWLDEARAGRLLAEEEARGLRAELERREEVRLEQSRELQVLREQLATATAAGERQQAVAAELGRARDAAEARAAELAAACEEARQGLAELREASEALRQSAVPASEHRRLQEEALELRGRAASLEREVVATGKEAARLRAELERERVGGVASLEHERIVGALQADVARLEGQLEELGRRHEKTSAEVFQVQREALFMKSERHAAEAKLATAEQQLWGLRTEAERARQAQSRAQEALDMAKEKDKKITELSKEVFSLKEALKDQPAAPGTPEVEALQGQVKALQEQLKQAARNHSAVVASYRSHLLYAIQVSPAWPPTLRPVLPSVQEERFMASRGGVGGNREARAGVPRLSLSLSLSLSAFPHPRVRWMKMCSGS, from the exons ATGCAG TCAGGTACAACGCCCCTTCTCATAGCGGCTCAGATGTGTCACACAGATTTGTGCCGCCTTCTCCTGCAGCAGGGGGCAGCTGCAAATGACCAGGACCTGCAGGGCAG GACAGCCCTGATGCTGGCCTGTGAGGGGGCCAGCCCCGAAACAGTGGAGGTGCTGCTGCAGGGTGGGGCCCAACCAGGCATCACCGACGCACTGGGCCAGGATGCTGCTCACTACGGAGCCCTAGCAGGAGACAAACTCATCCTGCACCTCTTGCAGGAGGCAGCCCAGCGCCCTTCACCACCCAGTG ACGATGACTCAGGCGAGGCATCATCTCAG AACTCTGTGTCCAGCCATGAAAAGCGAGGGGCTCCCAAGAAGCGGAAAGCACCTCAGCCCCCTGCCAGCATCCCCGTGCCGGTGAGAGATGCCCCGGCCAGGCCATGGCGGGGAGGAacaggggcaggcaggaggggaggaagctCTGGCTCAGGTACGGGAGGGGACAGCCCGTGGGCCTCATGTGAAGCTGGTGGGTCCCTGGGGCGGAGGAAACAGGATGATCAAGATGCCTACGAGGAGATCGTGCGGCTGCGACAGGAGAGGGGCCGCCTGCTGCAGAAGATCCGGGGCCTGGAGCAGCACCAGGAACAGAGGAAGCAGGAG CTGCCAGAGGCAGAGGCCAGCTCCCTCCACAGCCTGGAGAGACAG GTGCAAGAGCTGCAGCAGCTGCTGGctgagaagcaggaggagaaggagagccTGGGACGGGAGGTGGAGAGTCTGCAGAGCCGGCTGTCCCTGCTTGag AATGAGCGGGAGAACACCAGCTATGATGTGGCCACTCTGCAGGATGAGGAGGGCGAACTGTCTGACTTTCCAG GGGCCGAGGCTCTGCTCTCCAAACGGCTAAGCCCCTCAGCCCAGGAGCTCTTGGCCTCACTGCAGGAGCAGGTGGCTGCACTCACCAgacaaaaccaggagctgatgGAGAAGgtccag ATCCTGGAGAGCTTCGAGAAGGACGAGATGGAGGTGAACGGGTCGGCCGAGGTCATCCCTCTGGCCCTCTACGACTGTCTTCGGGCTGAGTTCGACCAGCTCCGCAGGCAGCATGCCGAGGCTCTGCGGGCACTGGAGCGACAGGAAACATGGGGCgcccctggggagggcagggccacGGGAGGCAAGACCACCAGGAATGGGCCAATGGAAATGGAGCTTGACGGCGCCACGGCTCTGGGATCCAAAGTGAACGGAGCTGAGACCACAGACGAAGGGGCTACAGGAGTGGAATCTGTGGAAGCAGCTTCTGTGGGGGCTGAGGCCACAGAGGCAAAATCCACGGGGGCCGAGGCCACAGAAACAAAACCCATGGACACCGAAGCCACAGAAACAAAACCCATGTGGGCCAAGGCCACAGAACCCGAGGCtctggaagagggaggaaatCCAGAGGCAAAGGCCACGGGGGGCGAGGCCACAGAACCGGAGGCtctggaagagggaggaaatCCAGAAGCAAAGGCCAGGGGAGCCGAGGCCACAAAGCCGAAAGCAGAGGAACGGGAAATGAGGGCCAGCAGAGCAGGCGGCGTGGAGGCCGAGTCTGCAGGCGCAGAGACCACGCATGTGGAGGCCACAGCGGTGGGGGCCGCAGTCCCGAAGGCCTCCCCGGGCCCGGTCCTCCACCCTGGTGCTGCAGAGGCTTCCGAACAGCTGCAGGCAGAGCTGGAGACCCGGATTCGCGGCTTGGAGGAGGCACTCTGGCAGCGGGAGCGGGAGGCGGCCGCCGAGCTGGAGGCGGCCCACGGCAAGTGCCAGGCCGTAGAGGCGGAGGCCGGCCTGCTCCGGGAGCGGGTGCGCCAGGCTGAGGGCGGCGAAGCTGCTGGGGGCAGTGACATGGTCCAGCTGCGGGCCGCCCTGGAGCAGGCCCGGGAGGACCTCGGAGTGCGGGACGCCCGCCTCCGGCAGCTGGAGGCGGCCTCAGCCTGGCTGGACGAGGCCCGGGCTGGCCGGCTGCTGGCCGAGGAGGAGGCCCGGGGCCTGCGGGCAGAGCTGGAGCGGCGGGAGGAGGTGCGGCTGGAGCAGAGCCGGGAGCTGCAGGTGCTGCGGGAGCAGCTGGCCACGGCCACCGCCGCCGGGGAGCGGCAGCAGGCTGTGGCCGCTGAGCTGGGCCGAGCACGGGATGCAGCTGAGGCCCGAGCGGCTGAGCTGGCCGCGGCCTGCGAGGAGGCTCGGCAGGGCCTGGCGGAGCTGCGCGAGGCTTCCGAGGCCCTGCGTCAGTCGGCGGTGCCGGCCTCCGAGCACCGCCGGCTGCAGGAGGAGGCCCTTGAGTTGCGGGGCCGGGCGGCCAGCCTGGAGCGGGAGGTGGTGGCCACGGGCAAGGAGGCCGCCCGGCTGCGGGCCGAGCTGGAGCGGGAGCGCGTGGGGGGCGTGGCCAGCCTGGAGCACGAGCGCATCGTGGGCGCCCTGCAGGCTGACGTGGCCCGGCTGGAGGGGCAGCTGGAGGAGCTGGGGCGACGGCATGAGAAGACCAGCGCCGAGGTCTTCCAG GTCCAGAGGGAGGCGTTGTTCATGAAGAGTGAGCGGCACGCGGCCGAGGCCAAACTGGCCACCGCAGAACAGCAGCTGTGGGGGCTACGGACCGAGGCCGAGCGGGCACGCCAGGCCCAGAGCCGCGCCCAGGAGGCCCTGGACATGGCCAAGGAGAAGGACAAGAAG ATCACAGAGCTCTCCAAGGAAGTCTTCAGTCTTAAGGAGGCCCTGAAGGACCAGCCAGCggccccaggcacccctgaggtgGAGGCCCTCCAAGGCCAGGTCAAGGCCTTGCAGGAGCAGCTGAAG CAGGCTGCCAGGAACCACAGTGCCGTGGTGGCCTCGTATAGGAGCCACCTCCTGTATGCCATTCAGGTGAGTCCCGCCTGGCCACCAACACTCCGGCCTGTTCTCCCATCTGTACAGGAGGAGAGATTCATGGcctccaggggtggggtgggagggaaccGGGAAGCCAGAGCAGGAGtgcccaggctctctctctctctctctctctctctctctgctttcccccATCCCAGGGTCAGATGGATGAAGATGTGCAGCGGATCCTGA